From a region of the Cucumis sativus cultivar 9930 chromosome 6, Cucumber_9930_V3, whole genome shotgun sequence genome:
- the LOC101220585 gene encoding uncharacterized protein LOC101220585, which translates to MAGAFWGTRVLEIVKKHDSGGLVWKRIKLTTTRKANAKKRLHRVWQNEAVLKACSEPPPPKSSGDNISQVEKNE; encoded by the exons ATGGCGGGTGCATTTTGGGGGACACGGGTATTGGAGATTGTGAAGAAGCATGATTCGGGAGGTTTAGTCTGGAAGAGAATCAAGCTCACCACAACTCGTAAAGCCAACGCCAAAAAAAGGCTTCATCGCGTTTGgcag AATGAAGCTGTTTTGAAGGCATGCTCTGAGCCACCTCCGCCGAAATCTTCAGGAGATAATATTAGtcaagttgaaaaaaatgagtaG
- the LOC101220356 gene encoding NAC domain-containing protein 83 yields MDKLNFVKNGVLRLPPGFRFHPTDEELVVQYLKRKVFSCPLPASIIPEVEVCKADPWDLPGNMEQERYFFSTREAKYPNGNRSNRATTSGYWKATGIDKQIVTSKGNQVVGLKKTLVFYRGKPPHGSRTDWIMHEYRLASPPTVCLNASQEKSSFQSCVGPMENWVLCRIFLKKRNGHQNEEERNTSNSNISYRKTRMGKPVFYDFMRKERAETDLNLVPSSSSSGSSGITEISNNELDDHEESSSCNSFPYFRRKP; encoded by the exons ATGGACAAgcttaattttgtcaaaaatggCGTCCTTCGATTGCCCCCTGGCTTCCGTTTCCACCCCACCGATGAAGAGCTTGTTGTTCAATACTTGAAGCGGAAGGTTTTTTCCTGTCCTTTGCCTGCTTCAATCATCCCAGAAGTTGAAGTTTGCAAAGCTGATCCATGGGATTTGCCTg GGAATATGGAGCAAGAGAGGTACTTCTTTAGTACAAGAGAAGCTAAATACCCTAATGGGAACAGATCAAACAGAGCAACAACTTCGGGCTATTGGAAAGCTACTGGAATCGACAAACAAATTGTGACTTCCAAAGGAAATCAAGTAGTTGGGTTGAAGAAAACTCTTGTTTTCTATAGAGGAAAACCCCCACATGGCTCTCGAACTGATTGGATTATGCACGAATATCGTCTTGCTTCCCCACCAACTGTTTGTCTTAATGCCTCACAGGAAAAATCCTCGTTTCAG AGTTGTGTGGGTCCAATGGAGAATTGGGTTCTATGTCGtatatttttgaagaaaagaaatggacaTCAAAACGAAGAGGAGAGAAACACAAGCAACAGCAACATCAGCTACAGAAAGACAAGGATGGGGAAGCCAGTGTTTTATGATTTcatgagaaaagaaagggcTGAAACAGATTTGAATTtggttccttcttcttcatcttcaggTTCAAGTGGGATCACTGAGATTTCAAATAATGAATTGGATGATCATGAAGAAAGTAGCAGCTGCAACAGCTTCCCTTACTTCAGACGAAAACCTTAA
- the LOC101220116 gene encoding bidirectional sugar transporter N3, with protein sequence MTIFHSPHLLVFTFGLLGNIISFFVYLAPLPTFYRIWQKKSTEGFHALPYLVALFSSALWLCYAFLKTNTFLLITINSFGCVIEFLYFIVFIVFAANSVRMLTIRIFAMMNMGLFGLILVAIHFIPNPSNRTDVMGWICVAVSVSVFAAPLSILRQVMTTKSVEFMPFTLSFFLTLSAIMWFAYGLLLNDICIAIPNVVGFILGLLQMVVYAIYRKRKIVIMEEKKQPEQVVLKSIAVSEVFAMKKPNGNDAQLKEVIIIKQEAQEDDKLSCDKINT encoded by the exons atgactatCTTTCATAGTCCTCATCTCTTAGTTTTCACATTTGGCCTTCTTG GTAACATCATTTCCTTCTTTGTCTACTTAGCTCCTTT GCCAACGTTTTACCGAATATGGCAAAAGAAGTCCACGGAGGGCTTCCACGCATTGCCATATCTAGTCGCTCTCTTCAGCTCAGCCCTTTGGCTTTGCTATGCCTTCCTCAAAACCAACACTTTTCTTCTCATCACCATCAACTCCTTTGGCTGTGTCATCGAGTTTCTCTACTTCATCGTTTTCATCGTCTTCGCTGCCAACTCAGTCAGG ATGTTGACAATCAGAATATTTGCTATGATGAACATGGGGCTTTTTGGATTGATCCTTGTGGCCATTCACTTCATTCCTAATCCTTCAAATCGTACTGATGTTATGGGGTGGATTTGTGTTGCTGTTTCTGTCTCTGTTTTCGCAGCTCCTTTAAGCATTTTG AGACAAGTGATGACAACAAAAAGTGTTGAGTTTATGCCATTTACACTCTCATTCTTCCTTACACTAAGTGCCATCATGTGGTTCGCTTATGGTCTTCTCTTGAACGATATATGCATTGCT ATTCCAAATGTGGTAGGATTCATATTGGGGTTACTTCAAATGGTGGTATATgcaatttatagaaaaaggaaaatagtaataatggaagagaagaaacaGCCAGAACAAGTAGTTTTGAAAAGCATAGCAGTTTCTGAGGTTTTTGCCATGAAAAAGCCCAACGGAAATGATGCACAATTAAAGGAAGTCATTATAATAAAGCAAGAAGCTCAAGAAGATGACAAACTCAGCTGTGACAAAATCAATACTTAA